The Candidatus Koribacter versatilis Ellin345 genome has a segment encoding these proteins:
- a CDS encoding PilZ domain-containing protein, whose amino-acid sequence MTESQRALQVMGVTTPDQRRSPRRSVHASGTICAGGVTHVAWIKDITDSGIFVFTKYRPKVGETVKVTLDARKLPPDFHSIYEGSVIRIQNCGPGSAVGIAVLFSVIGAVMLRAAA is encoded by the coding sequence ATGACTGAAAGCCAGCGTGCGTTGCAGGTAATGGGAGTTACCACCCCCGATCAACGACGCTCCCCCCGACGATCAGTCCACGCCAGCGGCACGATTTGTGCCGGCGGCGTCACCCATGTTGCCTGGATCAAGGACATTACCGACTCCGGCATCTTCGTCTTCACGAAGTATCGCCCCAAGGTCGGTGAGACAGTAAAGGTCACGCTCGACGCGCGCAAACTGCCGCCGGACTTCCACAGCATTTACGAAGGCAGCGTGATTCGGATCCAGAACTGCGGCCCGGGTTCTGCGGTAGGCATCGCGGTGCTTTTTAGCGTGATCGGCGCAGTGATGCTGAGGGCAGCGGCTTAG
- a CDS encoding DUF7674 family protein yields the protein MISAADLNRGLVEALPELASDREAYEQRRLEDPEFLQSFIGYSFIPTLQVALDQNVDDFCRRAFALIERLLAEGDDDVQAILRDEFFDYGPACEKWMRHAGTLMGPLTRKAATGK from the coding sequence GTGATCTCGGCAGCTGATCTGAACCGTGGGCTGGTTGAAGCGTTGCCGGAACTCGCCTCCGATCGCGAGGCCTACGAGCAGCGGCGACTCGAAGATCCCGAGTTCCTTCAGAGTTTCATCGGTTACAGCTTCATTCCCACATTGCAGGTTGCGCTCGACCAGAACGTCGACGACTTCTGCCGCCGAGCCTTCGCGCTGATCGAGCGGCTTCTCGCGGAAGGCGATGACGATGTACAGGCGATCTTGCGCGATGAGTTCTTCGATTACGGACCCGCCTGCGAGAAGTGGATGCGCCACGCAGGAACTCTCATGGGACCGCTGACGAGAAAAGCTGCTACCGGAAAATGA
- a CDS encoding carboxymuconolactone decarboxylase family protein, translated as MNLEALLDTVPAYARDLKLNFSAVVRQNTELTEQQLWGTVVACAAASRNRTLLDAIVEEAKGKLSAQAVEAAKGAAAILSMNNIFYRFQHLAVNKKYETMRAGLRMNFLRQHGVDPLDFELWALAVSAVNGCGKCIDAHERVLLQKEFSEEKILAAIRVASTIYGLAVVFDAEEPKGDLVGAPVNTDAYSTTTI; from the coding sequence ATGAATCTCGAAGCACTGCTCGACACCGTCCCCGCATACGCACGCGATCTGAAGTTGAACTTCTCGGCTGTCGTGCGCCAGAATACCGAACTCACCGAACAACAGCTCTGGGGCACCGTGGTTGCCTGCGCGGCCGCTTCGCGCAATCGCACCCTGCTCGACGCCATCGTGGAAGAAGCGAAAGGCAAGCTGAGCGCGCAAGCTGTCGAAGCCGCCAAAGGCGCGGCCGCCATCCTCAGCATGAACAATATCTTCTATCGCTTCCAGCACCTCGCGGTGAACAAGAAGTACGAGACCATGCGCGCCGGCCTGCGAATGAACTTCCTCCGCCAGCACGGCGTGGATCCGCTCGACTTCGAACTGTGGGCGCTCGCTGTCTCGGCCGTGAACGGCTGCGGCAAGTGCATTGACGCCCATGAGCGCGTCCTGCTGCAGAAAGAATTCAGCGAAGAGAAGATTCTCGCAGCGATTCGCGTGGCGTCGACTATCTACGGACTCGCCGTGGTTTTCGACGCGGAGGAGCCGAAGGGCGACCTGGTAGGCGCGCCGGTGAATACGGACGCGTATTCGACGACAACGATTTAA
- a CDS encoding peroxiredoxin yields the protein MLGVGQKFPAFNLKATVSLEKGKEFADIKDNDYAGKWKIYFFWPKDFTFVCPTEIAAFGKMNKEFAERDTQVLGGSTDSEFVHHAWRTHHDDLRNLPFPMLADVKRELTSDLGILDPEAGVAQRATYIVDPQGIIRFAYVTDLSVGRSPSEVLRVLDALQTDELCPCNWQKGQETLHV from the coding sequence ATGTTAGGCGTAGGCCAAAAATTTCCCGCATTCAACCTGAAAGCCACAGTGAGCCTCGAAAAAGGCAAGGAATTCGCAGACATCAAGGACAACGATTACGCGGGCAAGTGGAAGATTTATTTCTTCTGGCCCAAGGACTTCACCTTCGTTTGCCCGACGGAAATCGCTGCGTTCGGCAAGATGAACAAGGAATTCGCGGAGCGCGATACCCAGGTCCTTGGCGGCAGCACCGATAGCGAATTCGTCCACCACGCGTGGCGCACCCATCACGACGATCTTCGCAACCTGCCCTTCCCCATGCTCGCCGATGTGAAGCGTGAGCTCACCAGCGACCTCGGCATCCTCGATCCCGAAGCCGGCGTTGCGCAGCGTGCGACCTACATCGTTGACCCGCAGGGAATCATCCGCTTCGCGTATGTCACCGACCTCTCGGTTGGCCGCAGCCCGAGCGAAGTGCTTCGCGTGCTCGACGCTCTTCAGACCGACGAGCTCTGCCCGTGCAACTGGCAGAAGGGCCAGGAGACTTTGCACGTCTAA
- a CDS encoding HU family DNA-binding protein: MTKADLIDEVSRLAELTRKDSEVIVETIFDSIVHSLRAGDKIEIRGFGSFRTRQRKPRVGRNPKTGDRVEVPAKKIPFFKPSKELKDMVNDAAEAAAATPATPPAAEGQA; the protein is encoded by the coding sequence ATGACAAAGGCGGACCTGATCGACGAGGTTTCCCGGCTGGCCGAATTGACGCGCAAAGACAGTGAAGTGATTGTAGAAACGATCTTTGACAGTATCGTTCATTCGCTGCGCGCCGGCGATAAGATTGAAATTCGAGGCTTCGGCAGCTTCCGTACCCGTCAGCGTAAACCGCGCGTGGGACGTAACCCCAAGACCGGCGACCGCGTGGAAGTTCCGGCGAAGAAGATTCCTTTCTTCAAGCCCAGCAAAGAGTTGAAGGACATGGTGAACGACGCGGCCGAAGCGGCTGCTGCTACACCGGCGACTCCGCCGGCTGCGGAAGGCCAAGCGTAA
- a CDS encoding Fur family transcriptional regulator, with product MPKEKLDFDGLCRERHLAATHQRRIIFQAVTAAPGHYSPEEIYEVVRKQIPSISVATIYKNLKTFVEAGILHEVSPHHGSLRVDPTLTPHHHLVCRKCKSITDIDAKFLDPVRLRRAPKGFKIEQFAVDILGTCSKCAKQSAH from the coding sequence ATGCCAAAGGAGAAACTGGATTTTGACGGCCTCTGCCGCGAGCGCCATCTTGCGGCTACGCATCAGCGCCGCATCATCTTCCAGGCTGTGACTGCGGCCCCGGGGCACTACTCGCCCGAGGAGATTTACGAGGTCGTCCGCAAACAAATCCCTTCCATCTCCGTGGCTACGATTTATAAGAACCTGAAGACGTTCGTTGAGGCCGGAATCCTGCACGAAGTTAGCCCGCACCATGGCAGCCTGCGTGTGGACCCCACCCTGACGCCCCACCACCACCTCGTTTGCCGTAAGTGCAAATCCATAACGGACATCGACGCAAAATTCCTTGATCCGGTACGTCTCCGGCGTGCTCCCAAGGGATTTAAGATCGAGCAGTTCGCTGTCGATATCCTCGGAACCTGCAGTAAATGCGCAAAGCAGTCAGCGCACTAA
- the sppA gene encoding signal peptide peptidase SppA: MASNRGSRVFLWVALAGGAFFLFVAAIFVLVYVSVRADDHAQFTGFGDRIAVVDLEGVIVDPKSVVAQLKKYGDDSSIKAIILHINSPGGGAAASEEIYREVRRVRDEKHKRIVASIETVGASGAYYVASATNKIYANEASIVGSIGVIAEWYNYADLLKWAKLKEITMKAGEFKDTGSPTRDMTPAEKAYMQALIDDMHSQFIHNVATGRKVKDEDIRPIADGRVWTGRQALPMKLIDQIADFQATVADTAKSVGISGEPTLVTPERERKSLLDLMFGDVSDLIPDRAKLMQTNVGFYYLWK; the protein is encoded by the coding sequence ATGGCCAGCAATCGTGGTTCACGCGTGTTTTTGTGGGTTGCACTTGCCGGTGGCGCATTTTTTCTCTTCGTTGCAGCCATTTTCGTGCTGGTGTACGTTAGCGTCCGCGCCGATGACCACGCACAATTTACCGGGTTCGGCGACCGCATTGCGGTAGTGGACCTGGAAGGCGTGATCGTTGATCCCAAGAGCGTTGTCGCGCAATTGAAGAAGTATGGCGACGATAGCTCGATCAAAGCCATCATCCTGCACATCAATTCGCCCGGCGGTGGCGCTGCGGCTTCGGAGGAGATTTACCGCGAAGTGCGGCGCGTGCGCGATGAGAAGCACAAGCGCATTGTCGCTTCCATCGAGACCGTGGGCGCGAGTGGCGCGTACTACGTGGCTTCCGCGACGAACAAGATCTACGCGAATGAAGCGAGCATCGTGGGCAGCATCGGCGTGATTGCGGAGTGGTACAACTACGCCGACCTGTTGAAATGGGCCAAGCTCAAGGAAATCACGATGAAAGCTGGTGAATTCAAAGACACCGGCTCGCCGACGCGCGACATGACCCCGGCCGAGAAGGCCTACATGCAGGCGTTGATTGACGACATGCATTCGCAGTTCATTCATAACGTGGCGACTGGACGCAAAGTGAAGGACGAGGACATTCGTCCCATTGCGGACGGACGGGTGTGGACCGGACGCCAGGCGCTGCCGATGAAATTGATCGACCAGATCGCGGATTTCCAGGCGACCGTGGCGGATACGGCAAAAAGCGTCGGAATCAGCGGCGAACCGACCTTGGTGACCCCGGAACGGGAACGTAAGTCGTTGCTGGATCTGATGTTCGGCGATGTGTCGGACCTGATTCCGGACCGTGCCAAGCTGATGCAGACGAACGTCGGCTTTTACTACCTCTGGAAGTAG
- a CDS encoding alkaline phosphatase family protein → MFTDRLKQFCLAVAVCVLSFAAISSAQVPSSNHVFVLMEENHSYSQVVGSPNMPYLNSLIQQYGLATNYDANSHYSLPNYFWITTGKYLTLNDGTTAVFNVDNVVRQMLSAGKTWKAYEESIPSEGYTGGTVEPYEKNHNPFSYLSDVVNSSQANNMVPFTQFATDIANNDLPNFGWIGPNGTHNGHNAGLPTMDAWLKANLPQLLSSPAFQPGGDGLLIITFDESVDSDCAPLASCPKLPENGGGGHVATVLIGPNVKKGFQSSTFYQHPSVLRTALMALGINSAPGAAATAPLMTDFFSATTTGCTGTGTNQTVTICSPANGTTMGTTAVEVSAVANDSKPVSFTQVYIDGVKKYEVMGGKVDTTLTLASGTRRITVQAYDGIYFKSTIYVTVP, encoded by the coding sequence GTGTTTACGGACAGACTCAAGCAGTTTTGCCTGGCGGTAGCGGTGTGCGTATTGAGTTTCGCGGCGATTAGTTCAGCGCAAGTTCCTTCCTCCAACCATGTATTCGTTCTTATGGAGGAGAACCACAGTTACAGCCAGGTGGTCGGCAGTCCGAACATGCCGTACCTGAATTCCCTGATCCAGCAATATGGGCTGGCGACGAATTACGACGCGAACAGCCACTACTCGCTGCCCAATTATTTCTGGATCACCACCGGCAAGTACCTGACACTGAACGACGGCACCACCGCAGTATTCAACGTGGACAACGTGGTGCGGCAAATGCTCTCGGCGGGCAAGACCTGGAAGGCGTATGAGGAGAGCATTCCTTCCGAGGGGTACACGGGTGGAACGGTTGAGCCGTACGAGAAGAACCACAATCCGTTTTCCTATTTATCGGACGTGGTGAACAGCTCGCAGGCGAACAACATGGTTCCGTTCACTCAGTTCGCAACCGACATCGCGAATAACGACCTCCCGAACTTTGGATGGATCGGTCCGAATGGCACGCATAACGGACACAACGCTGGTCTACCGACGATGGACGCGTGGCTGAAGGCGAACCTGCCGCAATTGCTAAGCAGTCCGGCATTCCAGCCCGGCGGCGATGGACTGTTAATCATTACGTTCGACGAATCGGTGGACTCCGACTGCGCGCCATTGGCGAGCTGTCCGAAGCTTCCGGAAAACGGCGGCGGCGGGCACGTTGCAACGGTATTGATTGGGCCGAACGTGAAGAAGGGATTCCAGTCGAGCACGTTCTACCAGCATCCGAGCGTGCTGCGGACGGCGCTGATGGCGCTTGGCATCAACAGCGCTCCGGGCGCCGCGGCTACGGCACCCCTCATGACGGACTTCTTCTCGGCGACGACAACTGGCTGCACGGGCACCGGCACGAACCAGACGGTAACGATCTGCTCCCCTGCGAATGGAACGACGATGGGAACCACAGCCGTAGAAGTGAGCGCGGTGGCGAACGACTCGAAGCCGGTGAGCTTCACGCAGGTTTACATTGATGGCGTGAAGAAGTACGAGGTGATGGGCGGCAAGGTTGATACCACTCTGACGCTTGCGTCTGGAACGCGGCGCATTACGGTGCAGGCCTATGACGGAATTTATTTCAAGAGCACGATCTATGTCACGGTGCCGTAG
- the pgeF gene encoding peptidoglycan editing factor PgeF gives MKTTRKTATKTKSKLEVLRAPNFNLPWLVHGFSTRGGGGSDVYGKGSLNLGITEHDSRENVERNRALFAQAMGAGDAKSHWPIVQMKQVHSGVVHKVDGPIAEQLTGDGLITNVPELLIGIKTADCIPVLVVDTKKRAVGAFHAGWRGTVARIVEKGIGEMRRHYGSNPRDIQAAIGPAIGKCCYTVGEELIHSFESQFAYAKELFNEEYDFESLHNKYPMLFLNQRAPGHGEPATKIQLDLVEANRRQLLDARVPAANIYAFDACTSCDTKRFFSHRAEFGKTGRMMAAIGIRK, from the coding sequence GTGAAAACCACTCGTAAAACTGCGACGAAAACGAAGTCCAAGCTCGAGGTGTTGCGCGCGCCGAACTTTAATCTGCCTTGGCTTGTCCACGGATTCAGCACCCGCGGTGGCGGCGGCTCCGACGTTTACGGCAAAGGTTCGCTCAATCTTGGGATCACTGAGCACGACAGCCGCGAGAACGTGGAACGCAATCGCGCTCTGTTCGCGCAGGCGATGGGTGCGGGAGATGCGAAATCGCATTGGCCGATTGTGCAGATGAAACAGGTGCACTCCGGCGTGGTGCACAAGGTGGACGGCCCCATCGCCGAGCAGCTCACCGGTGACGGGCTCATCACCAACGTTCCCGAGCTGCTCATCGGGATCAAGACCGCCGATTGCATTCCGGTCTTGGTGGTGGACACCAAGAAGCGCGCCGTCGGGGCGTTTCATGCAGGATGGCGTGGGACCGTGGCGCGCATCGTCGAAAAAGGCATTGGCGAGATGCGGCGGCACTATGGCTCGAATCCGCGCGACATCCAGGCTGCCATCGGTCCCGCGATCGGCAAATGTTGCTACACCGTGGGCGAAGAACTCATCCACTCGTTCGAGTCGCAATTCGCGTACGCAAAGGAACTGTTTAACGAGGAATACGACTTTGAGTCGCTGCACAACAAGTACCCGATGCTCTTCCTCAACCAGCGCGCGCCCGGACACGGTGAGCCCGCAACGAAAATCCAACTTGATCTCGTGGAAGCGAACCGTCGCCAGTTGCTCGATGCCCGCGTTCCGGCCGCGAACATTTACGCATTCGACGCGTGCACCTCGTGTGACACCAAGCGTTTCTTCTCGCACCGCGCCGAGTTCGGCAAAACCGGTCGCATGATGGCTGCCATCGGAATCCGCAAGTGA
- a CDS encoding type II toxin-antitoxin system death-on-curing family toxin, with translation MAASYAFGIARNHPFFDGNKRTAFVVSLLFLGLNGFNVTATAEDRYAVFYALAEASLGETELTEWFAANTTAK, from the coding sequence TTGGCGGCCTCCTACGCCTTTGGCATCGCTCGCAACCATCCGTTCTTCGATGGCAACAAGCGGACGGCCTTCGTGGTGTCGTTGCTCTTTCTAGGGCTAAACGGTTTCAATGTCACCGCGACAGCCGAGGATCGCTACGCCGTTTTTTACGCGCTCGCGGAAGCCAGCCTCGGCGAAACTGAATTGACCGAGTGGTTCGCGGCGAATACGACCGCGAAGTAG
- a CDS encoding NRAMP family divalent metal transporter produces MFTTEATRFGPEARPDEPEPARGFLHRLRDTVPGIIAGAADLDPAAVLTATVVGATFGLSIAWVVLVSFPVLKTVFAVSSRIGRDTRRGLIELVRIRYGSGRAKLMALGMVCVNLAMVIGDIYAVSDAFSLILLQRRAMFIAVVGFVIWYFLIVSDYKKVTSTLGTLTLVLLAYVLAAHRATDSYVGLAKGVFLPHIQMSGAYFMAVIALFGSLLTPDVIVWQTSTKRDLPTGVANAHYSESNAGTIVACLISFCVIICAARIHVAAPSQVTTRTAAQALSVLGQAGPVIFSLGIIGSGLVALPLIVGSLCFSVAEAFGWKSRLSRAPWEATRFYTLISAVVFIAVAVDLFGINVVTVLYWSQLFAGVMTIPILHYMRRLGDDPAIVTVRNTHSENRWLLGAIIVTIIANLAFLYTQIW; encoded by the coding sequence GTGTTTACCACCGAGGCAACCAGGTTCGGCCCGGAGGCGCGGCCGGACGAACCCGAGCCCGCGCGCGGATTCCTTCACCGCCTGCGCGACACTGTGCCCGGAATCATTGCCGGCGCGGCCGATCTCGACCCTGCGGCCGTTCTAACCGCCACGGTTGTCGGCGCCACGTTTGGACTCTCCATTGCCTGGGTGGTGCTCGTCAGCTTCCCTGTCCTGAAGACGGTCTTCGCCGTCTCCTCGCGCATCGGGCGCGACACCCGACGCGGCCTCATCGAACTTGTCCGCATCCGCTACGGCAGCGGGCGTGCCAAGCTCATGGCGCTCGGCATGGTCTGCGTTAACCTCGCCATGGTCATCGGCGACATCTACGCCGTCTCCGACGCCTTCTCGCTGATCCTCCTCCAGCGGCGCGCCATGTTCATCGCTGTTGTCGGCTTCGTCATTTGGTATTTCCTTATTGTCAGCGACTACAAGAAGGTCACGAGCACGCTCGGCACGTTGACGTTAGTCTTGCTCGCGTACGTTCTCGCCGCACATCGCGCCACGGATTCCTACGTCGGCCTCGCGAAAGGTGTGTTCCTTCCGCACATCCAGATGTCGGGCGCTTACTTCATGGCGGTGATCGCACTTTTTGGGTCGCTGCTCACGCCGGATGTCATCGTCTGGCAAACCAGCACCAAGCGCGACCTGCCGACCGGAGTTGCTAACGCTCATTATTCGGAGTCGAACGCGGGCACCATCGTCGCGTGCCTGATCTCGTTTTGCGTGATCATCTGCGCTGCGCGCATTCATGTTGCCGCCCCATCGCAGGTGACGACTCGCACCGCCGCGCAGGCACTAAGCGTTCTCGGCCAAGCCGGTCCGGTGATTTTCTCGCTCGGAATCATCGGATCAGGACTCGTCGCCCTTCCGCTGATCGTAGGTTCGCTTTGCTTTAGCGTTGCCGAAGCCTTCGGGTGGAAGTCGCGCCTCAGTCGCGCTCCGTGGGAAGCGACGCGCTTCTACACTTTGATCTCCGCAGTGGTGTTCATCGCCGTCGCCGTGGATCTCTTCGGCATCAACGTGGTCACAGTACTCTACTGGTCGCAGCTCTTTGCGGGCGTCATGACGATCCCAATTCTGCACTACATGCGACGGCTGGGAGACGATCCTGCGATCGTCACCGTGCGCAATACGCATTCGGAGAACCGCTGGTTGCTGGGCGCAATCATCGTGACTATCATCGCGAACCTGGCGTTTCTCTATACGCAGATCTGGTGA